DNA from Merismopedia glauca CCAP 1448/3:
CCCGTTGGTAGGAGTCTGAATTACAGTAGAATTAGTCGCGCCAAGAGGGCTGGTGTTGGTACTGCAACCACTTTCAGATCTGTAAGCGACAGGAACAAAACCAGACGGAGAATTGAGTCCGCAGATCTGCAATCCATTAATAGGAGTCTGAATAATGGTCGAATTATTAGCACCAAAGGAGCTACTATTTGTATAGCAAGCACTGGTAGATCTATAGGAGACAGCTACATATCCAGCCGGAGGGGTGAATCCACAGATTTGTAGCCCGTTGCTGGGAAGTTGATAAACTGTGGCATTAATCCCAGAACCAGGGCAAGAAAATTCAGCACGATAAGCTACTGCGACGTATCCAGCCGGAGGAGTGAAACCACAAACAATATTGGTGGAAAACTGACCACTTTCTTCTTGAAATTCCGGTTCGGTAACGTTCTCAGAAACTTGCGATCTTACAGGATTCGCTAATAGTAATAAAGATGAGAGCAGGGTTAATTGAATGAGATGGCTAGTTAATGTTGCAATAAAAGCTGGGTTAACTTTTGACCAAGACAGGATAATTTTCATCATCAAAATACTCCAAAACTAGCAAAAAGTAGCCTTTAAAACTCTTAAATAGCTCAGAATATTGAAGATCGATATCTGCTGAATTTACTACCTTTTTGCCAGGAAATTACCAACAGAACGATCGCTTAGTAGGTGGTTAGACTTACATTTAGCCCGTACTAGAACAGGCGGGACTAGGCTGTGCAACTCCATTTCCTGTGGAACTATTAGTAGGCAATGGGAAAAAAGGTATAGACGACCGGGGATCTGCGATTTGCCAGGTATCGCTACCGCCATCAGCGTAAGTCACGCGGAAATTTTGTCCCGTTAAACGATTATAATTAAGGGGGTTGATAGTGGGGAGAAAATAAACGCGAAACATCTCTATTGCTGCTAGAAGTCGGTTTTCATATGAATCTTGAGAAGTGGTCTGTCTAGTATTCTCATTCCGACTGCATCGGACATCTTTACGGGGATCGGCGTTCGCAGCAACTTGCTCTTGTGGTGATAACTGGATCAGCATCAAGAGACTGTTCATCATCAAGATATCCTGCATCTCCTGCATTTGCTGCAACCACTCTTGAAACTCCTCCTCAATTGATTTGCCATAGATGGTGACGCGCTCTAATTTCTGAACTTCAAAATAATTAATCGTACCGTAATAGGCATCTTGATAATAAATATCAAAAGTGTGGTAATCGCGATTGTTACCGTCATCATCATAATTAATGGGACGAGCTAGAGAGGGTTCAGCTAGAGACAGGTACAGGGGAAGTGCGATTGGCAAACAACTGACAATCTTTGTTGCTAATTGGCTCAAGCGGCGAAGTGGCAAGCGAGATAGATTCATCCTCAATACTCCTGGTGCTTTTTCAGTAAGAACCCCCGAAAAAATATTTCTGAAAATGAGATCTGTTTTTTGGGGATTAATAGCTTATTTATTCACTTTAGTGACCTTCACCAGCAAGATTCAGAATGTGAAAAAAATTTCACCACCTCGATCTTTCCCGGTTAATTGTTGATAATTAACTCAAGCGATCGCGAAAATATTCTCGATACAATCGATACCGAGGAGCGAGCGCCCCCCCTGCAATCTCAATCAGTCCCAAACTCTCTAACTGATAAATAATCTTGGTTTTCTGCTCGAACTTCACTGGTTCTTGGCTGGCAGTAATTTCAGAAAAAAATGCGCCCAATTCGCGATGAGACTGTAAAATATCTAAATGTCGCTGCAAATGCTGGGCATAAATTCCCAGGTCTGTAGTTGCCTCTTTCAATAACTTTTGAATCGGCATCCGATTGCGAGCTAGATGATAAAGTGCAAATCTGAGTAAGTAAGGATGTCCCCCTATTAACTGGTAGAGAGGTTCGGCAACTTGGCTGTCAATGGCGTGGCGCATAACTAAAGTTCTAACCTTTTCTAAATCGAAATCGTCCAATCTAATCGGCAAGCCGATATTAAAGGGAGATTGATTGAGATCTAATTTGCCGTAATCTTCAGTTGAATGGGCGACTATCAGCCTAAGTTTCGCCCAAGTTTCCGATTCGTTAGCATTTTCATGCCAGTGGCGCAGCATCGGGAAGAAATTCTGATAAATTTCGGGATACTCGAACAAGCGATCGACTTCATCTAAAGCTAGAACTAGAGGTTCCTCCAGTCCGCGCAGCAATTGTTGAAAATAAGCCGTGCAGTTAACCATAATCGGCGTATCTGCATCCCATTCACCCAAGGAAGGGGCAGCAGGTAACCGTCCTCGAATGCAAGCGGCGAAGCTGCGTAAAAACTGCTCTTTGCTGGCGAGAAGTTCTCGATCAAATAAGCTCAAATTTAGATAGGTGGTTTGATAGTTGTGCTGCTCTCCTCGATCTAGAATTCTCTTGAGGAGGGAGGTTTTACCCATTTGTTTGGGAGCTTTAATGCGAATTAAACAATCTGATTCCAATATGGCGGCGTAGCTGTCGGCTTCGGCGGTGGGGCGATCAAGATAGAAAGATGAATTTAGGGGTTCGGGTCCTTCAGGGAAGCGGAACTTAGGTAGGGCGCGATCGCACTTTTCTAAGGCTTTCAAAGTGACGGACTCCGGTTTGTAGTTGGCAAACAGTTCGACTAATTTACAGCGATAATCCGGTTCAGTTTCTGGAGGGGAGCCAAATTTCCGAGAAATGTTTCTTAAGTGATGGGAAGTAGTAGAACGATGGGTGGCATCAATTTGAGCGGCTATTTGTTCGTCCGTTTCGCCTTTTAAAAACAAATCTAACACTTTCTTTTGTTTTGGGGTCAATTCATTTTGGTAGATGCGGTTAAATTCTTCTAGATGCATATAATTTAGTGTAATAAGACTGTATTATTCGATATCTACTGACTCCCTACCACATCTCGTTTGGGTTTGCGCTGTCCGACGCGTTTGCTTGACTTTCTCGGCTTTTCCAGTTGGGCTAATATTTCATCGCTTCTCTGCTGCGGGTCTGTAGGAATGGCAGCAATATTTGTTTCTAACGGTGTCTCGCCCAGATTGGGTTCTGCTCGTTTGGTTTTCTGGCGAGTCGGTTTTTTCTCGCTCGTTGGCTCGGTAGCAATCGTGCTATCCGTTTCACCTGACTTAGAATTGGCAGGCTGTGGGCGAGTTCGTTTAGCTTTGGGTGCTGGTGCGGCTGATGCTTCTACAGCATCCTCCGCTTGCGGTACGGAAGTCGCATCCATGCCCATCTGTAGCAAATGCCATAAATGTTCGCGGCGACTTTCCGCATAACTGAGTTTTTGCTCCCCTTCAGTCGTATCGATAGCCATCCTCTCGCATTGAGCTAAAGAGAGAGTATGCTCCTGCAACCGCGACCAACTCAAAGTATCCTCGCCATCATCCAAAGCCGCAGCTACCGCCCGAATCAACCAGTCCTTGAGTACCCCAACGCAACCGAGGGAACGCTCGTAAAAGTAAAGCCAATGCTGCATTAGTTCTGGCAGGTCTACATTGAGGGGAACTTGCCTCAACATCGCCAGCAGTACGGCTTGAAAGTCTTGACGGTCTCGCTCGTTCTGATACAGATAGCGGGGAAAATGAAGATCCAATCCCCTCCGCGATGCCTGACCGCTTAGATTGCGAAAATTTAGCAGTTCGTAAGTTCCAATCAGAACGTGCAGCACTCCCGTCACGTTGGTCATCGACTTAATCCAATCCAACTGGTCTAGGAGTTTCCCCGCACCTCGTCCGCTACCGATCTTCATTAAATGCTGCGCTTCATCCAAAATGACCGCCTTAACTCCCCGCTTGGCAATCGCTTCTTCCAAAGCCCGACGCAGTTCTGGGGAATCGTTAAACTGTGCGGTTTTAGTTCGTCCCCGTCCTTTTTTCTCCCAAGTTTGCTCGGCATCGATATCTACCAGTACCCGTCGCTCGTAGAATGGTTCTCCTAGAAGTTTGAGGGCGGTGCGATAATAATCTGCTCGATTGAATACTTCGCCATCGGGCGGTCGGGTTTCTAACAGCAGCAGGGGCATTGGAGAGTGACTGCTGTGACGATAGCTAGATGTATCGACGGCATTGGTTTTGCTTTCTGCCAGATTATCGTTTAAACGTCTGGCTATCTGCCTAATCATCGTCGTCTTGCCCACTCCACTCGGTCCGTAGACCAATACGTGAGCGAATCCGGCTGGTTCTCGAATGGCGCGCATCAACAGCGTATCTACTCGCGCTAATTGGGGATGTAAAACTGCATAATCCTTAAATTGAGCAAGTTTTGCCGCCGTGTCGGTGACTGAAACGGGAGATTTCTGCTTTAGATCGCGCTCGCGGGCAAATGATTTAGCCATCAACGATATTCCCCCAGGATCGGCAATCGGGCGACATCTACCAGTTCTATCTTCTGGGAAACTGCTGGCTCTATCGCTGTTCGTTCTCGATTCCCTGCAACTTCCAGCACGGGAATGCCGATTTTAGGTAACTGTGGCACTTGAGAGCGATCGACCGTTAAGCTCTCCCGCACGCTTCTAGCTTCCAAATCCCGCAATCTTTGTAGGAGCAAGGTTTCATGTTCTTGTACCGCCGCGATAAAATCGGCTAGCCGTTTGGCAGAAATATTGCTACCTGCGGCATTGCGTTTATCTTGCTGTCTGATTTCCTGAGCGGCTAACATTACTTCTTTCTCGGTACGTCCGACGAAGGTGCTGTAATATTGGGAGATACATTTGACCCACCTGCCTTCTAGGTACGCATAAGCTATCCCCATGTCGAAAGGGTCGTAGCGTACCGGAACTTTGGTTCTTTCGACTGTCGGGCTGCGGAAAGCATCGTTCCAGTAATATAGGTAATTAACTTTAATTCCCTGTCCCAGTTGAACTAATGCCTTTCCTTTAGAAGTGCTGGGGCGGGTTGCCATCAGAAAGTCCTCGTCATAGGCGATGCGCCTCTGTTCTCTCTCCCCCGTTGCTGCTAATGAGTCGGTATAAACTTGCAACGGTGTCGCCCCTAAAGAATCGCGTACCGAGTTGTCATAGATGGAGTAAGCCCACTCGGTCAGATAGGTATGTAAATCGGCTAGAGTCCAAACGGCAAGGCTTTTGGGATCTATATCTTTGGTGAGTTGGCGCGGCTGTTTGCTCGCTTGGGTGTTGCCCAACAGGTTGTAAACGAACTCGGCATTAGTAGTACCGAACAAGCGCTCGATGACCGACCCAAAACGCGGTTTGCCCCCAGGTCTGGTTTTTTTCAAGCAGTGGTAGCGGGCTAAGAGGGTGTCGAAGTAGACGCTGTGAAATTCCTTACCTCCATCTACAACTACCGATTGGGGAAAGCGACCGAAACGCCGGACGCAAGTCCGCAGCACCATCATGCAGGATCTGTAGCTGGGGGGGTCGAAGGTGAGATAAAAAGATAAGCAGCGCCGGGAGTAGGCATCGACGAGTAGGGTCAGCCAAGGTTTGCCCAAGTTGCGACCCGTTGCTTGAGAACGCAATTCTACATCCAGTTGGGTGTGATCGATATGCACTATGGCGTGCGGTCTATCTCCGTGTCGGGGAGTAGTTTGAGATAGTTCTAGATATACTGGTTCGCTGGAATAGGCGGCTTTGGCTCCCTGACGTTTTAAGATCTGCTGGTGCTGGGGACGTTGTTTGAGACGAGTGTAGAAGGTGCGCTGGCTTAGGGGTTGGATGTTGGCATCTTGGCAGGCTCTGGTATAGGCGCGATAAACCGATGCTCCGGGCGATCGCCTGGGTGTCTCGAAATGTTCGACGATAAATTTATCTAGCAATTCGCTGGCATCTGATGGGGCTTTTGGTTGGCGATTTCCGCGACTGTGGGTTCGGGGAAGCAAGCCAACATAGCCGCAGCCGAGAGTGGCTTCGGCAGTCCGAAACTGTTTGACCCATCGAGACAAGGTGCTTTGAGGTACGTCTCGATAGATGTCGGTCTGATGCTGAAAATATGCTTGGACTAGATGGAATCGGCGATTGGCTTCGGTTAGGGCGGCAGGGGAGGCTGCATCCATCAGCGCTCTCGCGGCTTCATTCGAGGTGGCTGGTTGTTCGGAATTATGGAGGGCGATTGTTCCGTTGTCAAATAGTTGGAGAAAAAAGGCTGTAGGCAACTGGATGGGGCTGCCAGTTTCGGGGAGAAGAGTGGCGGTCTTCTCGCCCAAGTTAACTAAAGTCCAGATTTGGGAGTCCCAAAGTAACGGGGTGTTGGGTAATAAAGCGGTCGAGGGGGGTATTTCTGAGGTTACACTCAGACCCGAATGGGTATGGGCGGTGTAGCTTTCTATGTCTGCCCAGAGTCGGACGCGCCAAT
Protein-coding regions in this window:
- a CDS encoding AAA-like domain-containing protein, with translation MHLEEFNRIYQNELTPKQKKVLDLFLKGETDEQIAAQIDATHRSTTSHHLRNISRKFGSPPETEPDYRCKLVELFANYKPESVTLKALEKCDRALPKFRFPEGPEPLNSSFYLDRPTAEADSYAAILESDCLIRIKAPKQMGKTSLLKRILDRGEQHNYQTTYLNLSLFDRELLASKEQFLRSFAACIRGRLPAAPSLGEWDADTPIMVNCTAYFQQLLRGLEEPLVLALDEVDRLFEYPEIYQNFFPMLRHWHENANESETWAKLRLIVAHSTEDYGKLDLNQSPFNIGLPIRLDDFDLEKVRTLVMRHAIDSQVAEPLYQLIGGHPYLLRFALYHLARNRMPIQKLLKEATTDLGIYAQHLQRHLDILQSHRELGAFFSEITASQEPVKFEQKTKIIYQLESLGLIEIAGGALAPRYRLYREYFRDRLS
- a CDS encoding ATP-binding protein, producing MAKSFARERDLKQKSPVSVTDTAAKLAQFKDYAVLHPQLARVDTLLMRAIREPAGFAHVLVYGPSGVGKTTMIRQIARRLNDNLAESKTNAVDTSSYRHSSHSPMPLLLLETRPPDGEVFNRADYYRTALKLLGEPFYERRVLVDIDAEQTWEKKGRGRTKTAQFNDSPELRRALEEAIAKRGVKAVILDEAQHLMKIGSGRGAGKLLDQLDWIKSMTNVTGVLHVLIGTYELLNFRNLSGQASRRGLDLHFPRYLYQNERDRQDFQAVLLAMLRQVPLNVDLPELMQHWLYFYERSLGCVGVLKDWLIRAVAAALDDGEDTLSWSRLQEHTLSLAQCERMAIDTTEGEQKLSYAESRREHLWHLLQMGMDATSVPQAEDAVEASAAPAPKAKRTRPQPANSKSGETDSTIATEPTSEKKPTRQKTKRAEPNLGETPLETNIAAIPTDPQQRSDEILAQLEKPRKSSKRVGQRKPKRDVVGSQ
- a CDS encoding TnsA endonuclease N-terminal domain-containing protein, translating into MNSAEFDRWLSQQQLTAQTQDLIASIRAAPPSRRVRGRAKNVSGTYPSRKMGATIQFESHTVELWAIYQMENDPDVLEFYDQPPPFKINYQNQTGRKIAHYHTPDFFVLRTSGAAWEEWKTETELNRLAQKYPSRYQKYETGNWHCPPGESYASTWGLEYRVRTNTELHPILTQNLMFLEDYFRFPHHIPPTIAEQILTAVRTNPGTNIAALLASVPGVRADDIYSAIATDQIYADLQAVPLAEHWRVRLWADIESYTAHTHSGLSVTSEIPPSTALLPNTPLLWDSQIWTLVNLGEKTATLLPETGSPIQLPTAFFLQLFDNGTIALHNSEQPATSNEAARALMDAASPAALTEANRRFHLVQAYFQHQTDIYRDVPQSTLSRWVKQFRTAEATLGCGYVGLLPRTHSRGNRQPKAPSDASELLDKFIVEHFETPRRSPGASVYRAYTRACQDANIQPLSQRTFYTRLKQRPQHQQILKRQGAKAAYSSEPVYLELSQTTPRHGDRPHAIVHIDHTQLDVELRSQATGRNLGKPWLTLLVDAYSRRCLSFYLTFDPPSYRSCMMVLRTCVRRFGRFPQSVVVDGGKEFHSVYFDTLLARYHCLKKTRPGGKPRFGSVIERLFGTTNAEFVYNLLGNTQASKQPRQLTKDIDPKSLAVWTLADLHTYLTEWAYSIYDNSVRDSLGATPLQVYTDSLAATGEREQRRIAYDEDFLMATRPSTSKGKALVQLGQGIKVNYLYYWNDAFRSPTVERTKVPVRYDPFDMGIAYAYLEGRWVKCISQYYSTFVGRTEKEVMLAAQEIRQQDKRNAAGSNISAKRLADFIAAVQEHETLLLQRLRDLEARSVRESLTVDRSQVPQLPKIGIPVLEVAGNRERTAIEPAVSQKIELVDVARLPILGEYR